TGATTGCTCGACCGCCGCGCACGCGCCAAGGAAGAAGAGCGAGAATGCTGCTGCTGCGTAACGCAGAAGGTCTAACGAGGGTAAGATGAGCGATTCGGCGGCCGCTGTTCGCTCCATCGCAGTTAGACCTTCACCGCATTTCGTCTGAAAGAAGGTATTCATAACCATTCTCCGGCACATCCACGCTCAGCCTGACTGAGTCCCCCTTCGGCTGTTGGAGCTCAATGATCCATCGTCGCCAATCGTCATTCCACTCCGCTGCGACAATGCGGGTGCCTTCACCCATCTGGCCGGGAGGCCCTTCGACAATTACGCCATTTTTTCGCAGGATGGCGAGAGCATCCTCACGCGACCCGACTGGTCCGGGGCTCATTGCCAAAGCGAGGTCGTCGGCCGCCCGGCGAGCGTCTGCAGCGAGCTGGCGGATGTGTTCCCCCTTCCAGAGCGCGATCTTGAACGCACGGTGGTAGTTTCCCGCGCGGAGCGTAGCGGTGCCGCTGAACATCTCGTCGTTGCCGCGCCATCCGACGACCCGGCCCTCGATTTCGATCGCGTCGTCTCCGTTCCCCTTGCCCTCGGCAGTCCTTTCACTGGGGGCGCGACGAAACAGCAGTTTCAAGCGTCCATTCTTCAGCTCGAGTTTTTTTAGCTGGCCGAGGAAGAAGTAACGGGCGTTGCGGGGCACCTCGCTTGAAAAATACCGTGGCCAGATCAGATATCCCTTGTCCCCGCCAGCCAGCACCATCCGGAACAGGTATCCGTCTTCCGCCGCGTTCACTCCCTCCCAGGTGCCGACGAGCGCTTCCTTGTCCTTCACGGGTGCTCTCACGATGATGTCTCCCATCGCCACCGCTGCCGAGAGGAGTAGTGCCGGTAATCCGAAACGCATAAGGCCTAACGAGAACAAGATGAGCGACGGCCGGCGGGACGGCGCGTCGCTTCGGGTTGAGGGTGGAGTCTCGCGGAAAGTGAGGAACCGAGGCTGCCAGCCGTTCGCTCCATCGTATTGTTAGACCTTGTCACCAGTCCGGATACAAACGTTCGAACTTCACGCATCGCGATGCGCAAAACGCCTGAAGCTCATTAAAACGGTTCAGGAAAATGTGTGATCCTGGCGGGAGAGCGCTCTGCATCGGATAGACATATCGGAGCTGTGCGCCGTCGGGAAGAGTCGCGCAGAAATCCTGTAGCGCTTCGTACGTCGCAAAAATACGATCTGGCTCCTTGACGTCCTTCCGATGCACCTTCGCCGTAGCCGCTCCGCTTGGTGCGGCTGAGACGAGCACGACGCTGTATGAGTTTGGAGACGGACCAAACGAACTCGCGGTGGAGACACAGCTGATCCAGACCACGACCATCGGGACGAATGGTATAAGTCGCTGCATAGGTCTAACGAGAATTAGACGAAAGTTCGCATTTCAAGGCGAACATTCTTTCGCCTAACTCGACGATCTTTGCGATTCGGGAGGGCTAGGCAGGGTTTTGATCGGACGGCATTTCGTCACTGATGATGAAGAATTTCTTGAGGATGGCGCGGCCGAAATTTGTGGTCAGCGCCACGTCGGCGGCGTCGCGGCCGACGGCCATGACGATGCGGCCGATGCGAGGAATGTTGTGCCGGGCATCGAACGTGTACCAGCGTCCGCCGAGATAGACTTCGAACCAGCCGCTGAAGTCCATCGGCAGGACTACGGGGACGCCGATGTCTCCCATGTAACCGGTGACATAACGCGCCGGAATGTTCAGGCAGCGACAGAAAGCGAGGGCGAGATGGCTGAAGTCGCGGCAGACCCCGCGCGGATCGTTGTAAACGTCGAACGCGGACTTGGTCGCGTCGGCAAAATGGTAGCCAAAAGTGATATGATTGTGGACCCAGTCGCAGATGGCTTTGACGCGTGGCCAGCCGGGAGGAGTCGTCCCGAAAAGCTGCCAGGCGATATCGGAAAGCTTGTCCACTTCGCAGTAGCGGCTGGTGAGAAGAAACGGCAGGGTTTCGCTCGGCAGGTCTTCAACCCGATGCTGGATGGCGTCGGGACATTGTTCGTCGGGCTGGCCGCTATCTTCGATCAGGGCTTCGAGGGTGAAGCGTACCTGGCCGGCGGGCGCCATGAGACGCGCGCAACGGTTTCCATAGAGATCGGTGAAATCGGTCAGCGGAATATTTGGCTCGACCACGATCTTTTCCTCGGTGCGCAGATCCGCCTGGCGCGAGGGATGGACGTAGAGCATGAGCAGCATCGGCGTTGGGCCGGGCAGCTCGAACTCAATATCGAAACCGATTTTGATGATCATGTGCGGAAAGCGTTTGGGGGAAGATAAGACCTATAGGTTATCTGCGACCTATTGCCACTAGCTCGCGGAGCTGAACACCGCCGTCACCGAAAGTTTGTCGCCGGCGGCGAGGCGCACATCGCGGAGGCGGGCTTCTCCGAGCGGGAGCGACATGAGGGGGAATTCGCGGCCGTTAAGTTTTTCCAAATGCGGTTTTAGAACGTTGCACGCAATTCCGGCGATGGCGCCTTCGCCCGTGCAATCCAGCGCGGAAAGCCGGGCGTTGAGCGCATCATCGAGGTCGAGCTGTCCGGTGATGCGAAGCGAGGCGCTGAGGAAAAGTTTCTGGACGCGCAAACTCACTTCGGCCGAAAGCGAGCGCGGACCCTGGGAACGCAGGGAGAGCTGGACGTTGTCGATTTTGACTCCGTGTTTTCCGGCCTGGCTTTGCGCGGCCTCGGCGATCAACGCTTCGAGATCGGCCTTCGAAACCGAAGCTTCAACCCGTCCCTGCGCGGCATTGTGCAGGAGGAGCACAATTTTCCCCGAATGGTCTTTGGCCTGGTAGAGCTCGACGCCAGTAGCGGTGAGCGCGAAATCGAGCGCGGCGGGACCAACGGAAAGCCCTCGACCGCCGGCCTTGAACGAACCGACCGTCAACGCCGGAGCAGGCTGGCTGCTCAACGACGGCAGGGCAGGGGGAGGTCCCGGCAATTGCGCGCCGTCGAGGGAAACTTCGATGGCCGCCAGATGAGGATAGGAGAGATCACGGACCTCGGCGGGGTCGCGGTTGAGAGTGAAGACGGAGCGCAGACTGGCGTTGATGGCCTGGGCCAGCTCCGCGGCGGTCGGGGGTAAAGCGTTGGCGTTGAGTGGAAACATTCGGAAAACCCTGCTTCGCCGCCCTCCGGCGGGCAAGTTGCCCAAGATTCGTTCGGGGCGGAGAAAACGGTTGCATTCCCGAAGAAGCCCGCTACTTTCCGCGTTCCTTTATGGCGAAAACGTCCTGGATTAATCGCAACGACCGTAAGCGCGCGACCGTGAAAAAATACGCGGCTCTCCGCGCTGAGCTCAAGGCGAAGAAAGATTATATCGGTCTCTCGCAACTGCCGCGCGATGCCAGCCCCACCCGGGTGG
The Chthoniobacterales bacterium DNA segment above includes these coding regions:
- a CDS encoding transglutaminase family protein gives rise to the protein MIIKIGFDIEFELPGPTPMLLMLYVHPSRQADLRTEEKIVVEPNIPLTDFTDLYGNRCARLMAPAGQVRFTLEALIEDSGQPDEQCPDAIQHRVEDLPSETLPFLLTSRYCEVDKLSDIAWQLFGTTPPGWPRVKAICDWVHNHITFGYHFADATKSAFDVYNDPRGVCRDFSHLALAFCRCLNIPARYVTGYMGDIGVPVVLPMDFSGWFEVYLGGRWYTFDARHNIPRIGRIVMAVGRDAADVALTTNFGRAILKKFFIISDEMPSDQNPA
- the rpsN gene encoding 30S ribosomal protein S14, with the protein product MAKTSWINRNDRKRATVKKYAALRAELKAKKDYIGLSQLPRDASPTRVVNRCEVSGRRRAFIRRFKISRLTFRELASGGFIPGVTKSSW